AATATTGAGTGACTGTATGAGTGAGTTTGTATCGTCGCTGATACATTCTAGTATTTATCCATATTTAATGTATCATTAAACAATTTGAAGTTAAGCTCTACTTTTTTAACGCACGTtttgagaaaaacagaaaacaaatatttaggaTCAACGTTAAGAAAACgaaagtaatattttaaagtaCGCAACTGGAGACGTTGTTACAGTTATTTCGTTAAGAGACATTGAACCTTAAACAGGTCAAGTGGcgggaatttaaaaataacatacgtcacgattataaaaatacaaaagagtgaaatttttaaatttatttgaatataaaaaaattgtgatattaaagataaaatataataagtattaagaaaactagaaaataagtaaattactttaaacaagagttaataacaaaataataaacaacatgACTGATCATTTACATGACACACTCCACAATGAAACCATGGCTCCCAATGCACTTCTAGTACAAACTGTCACCTCAAATGCCGACGGTACGGCAAACGATATTCGTACCAACTACGACGAATCGGACAATGAGAGTGAAAAACCTATTCTGTTGGAATTAGGTGCCAGTTCGAATGTCACAGCCACTACAACAGAATTAAGCTCAGTGCCCTATGCCAGTGATTATCCTTTGGACATACATTTAAATAATGTCTATGGCATAAGTGTTCCAACACACTCCCACACTTACCACACAGATTCGTCACTACTATACAATAATTCTTATAACGATGGAACAACAGCGACTACACATCAAACCCTGCCACATCCATCTCATCAGTGTAACGCTTCAACATCACTGATTTCTTTGAATACCGTGCCCTATACGGTGCACATACCACAAACAGTTTATACTTGGTCGACGCCAACACCGCTGACGAGTATAACGCCCACAGAACTTAATACCAAATTGACAACGGAAATTGTACCACCACCGGTTTATATGTCTTATCCGGATGCTCGCGAGCACACGATCAGTAAAGAAGCAAATCCTTCATGGAAGGTCAAAGCTTTGCAAAgtgaaaaaggtatttttaaacGTGTAACGGActaataaactattttaaagtGATCGATAGTgtcatatacattagggtggcccttaataaacgaaagttggattttccacactccagtttggtgaacattggtaaaaaaaaacatcctgaaaaattttatgtaaatcggttggggttaagatgtgtatcgcaagccctctgaagttttgagatggaaaaatgcaattttttaagtttttgtaaaaattttgccattaaaaaattaattttgcaatttaatttaaaagaatagatgtgtgtgtacgtaattgtcgttctaatgagacataaaaaacagaaattggtaaaaaaatgataaagtttttaaaacttccccaggccattaaggTGTCTCACTCAAgctactagaacaagaaatgtaggaacaaaattaacatatttcaagaaatattaaaataaaagctcatttttgcttaaaatatatccatatttatttgtatgtatatgagtttttgtcgccgtaggataccgttaacctattcgcaggtatgaccaaaaaaataaaaaaattttaacggcggcttcaaatctccattttcaaatttttaaaatttttgttaaacaaatttcagaattttttgatcatcacaatgggatttattaagaatataatagggaattaaaatatgaaaaaagtatgactatacctcctatagtttttctgtacctgcgatttaaattttgagattttcgagagaaataattttttggacatATTTTGGAAAATCAGCCCaattccttactgttatgaattttaagtgaaacctattcagaatattatagtccataacataaagtctagtatttataaaatttaaaaaataacttgaatcattcagttaatttaattataaaaaaacattaaagttagcaaCATTCATATTGACTGAtatttcgtgattttaaaatttgaatttcattttAACCACACGTGcctttaagggttaattttaatttttgtgctgttattataaatactagactttatgttatatttttcctaagtttcatcaaaatcggcccaaaaataaataacatttcgctttctttaaattagaaattccaaatattgaaaaattttacctttgaccttcacgatttaagggttaacgttttccgatttcagtaaaactttcagactacatttaaaattacctggactataatattctgaataggttttacttaaaattcataacagtaaggaaattgggctaattttcctaaatatggacaaaaaaatatttttctcgaaaatctcaaaatttaaatcgcaggtacggaaaaactaaacTGCGAgtaggttaacggtatcttacggcgataaaaactcatatacaaataattaaggatatattttaagtaaaaattagcttttattttaatatttctcaaaatacacacagttactaaagtatacgtacgacTGACTTTTGAatcagtgagtgagtgaatgaatgagttaggccttgtatttttaaatatatagattttttaaaaaaagcccaAAAAGTCaatcgtacgtatactttagtaactgtgtgtattttgagaaatattaaaataaaagctaatttttacttaaaatatatccttaATCGTAcgtatataattttgtatattaattttgttcctacatttcttgttctagtggcctgagacacgttaatggacTGGGGaagttttaataactttaaaatttgtgaccaacttatattttttatgtctcattagagcgacaattcttttaaattaaattaaattgcaaaagtaattttttaatggcaaaatttttacaaaaacttaaaaaattaaatttttttccttgtaaatgcatctcaaaacttcagagggcttgcggcacacgtcttaaccccaaccgatttacataaaattttttcaggatgattttttttaccaatgttcaacaaactggagggtgagactCCAAgtaaaatccaactttcgtttattaagggccaccctaatatacatacataaagtgACCATACATCTCGCATTTGTCGAGATTATTGcagttttttaaatcaaagaaaGCATGGTATTTCAGAATTATGGCCAAGAAACTTTCTTTTTTGTTAATGTTGATAAAAAACGGAGTTTTTTATTGGAACTATATAGATTTAAAAGATTGTTTATGGCCATATACTCTGCAAGAGGCTATCACTTCAAGCCTTGATCCATTAAATGTAATGTAATCTACTAAGGAAGATTCTTCGGATTTGGTTGTTTtcactaattttaaaatatgcaataatGACTTGTTTAATTGAAGTTGTATCCAACATCTATTTTAAAGATCTTGACATATGCTCTAATTTAAAAAGCTTAATTCATTAATTCAGAATTACACAAATATCAACAATTCATTTCATAAAACCTTTTCCAACTAATCGAATTCTTTAGCATCATtcaaagtattttatttgaaaagaattGACTTATTactgaattaattcataataaaattcattcaacctttgaatggttaaattttaattaattttaatcttaACCAAATTGGATGAAAATATCTTtcttcatttaatttgtttttggttgCCTGTTTGCAATCGATTTGAATTTGTAaaggatttgaattaaaaaaaactggaatGATACAacaaggaattaattctatgaataatgaattcaatactttttaagtacatactaactaattaagcctatgaattaatagtatttttttattagatttgaaatgtaaatatttgtgcAATATACCCTAGGAAAACTAAGACTCCTTGATGCAATGTTTCTTTTCGTCAGCGTATTCCAAAAAGCTTTTCAAATGATGTTGCACATTTGTAgaatttaaacagtttttttaatcGTTAGAAGAATCATAGATAGAAAAATCATTCCAAAACAAAGAtccgaaagaattaattcttaattaaattttatatctttacaaattcattacgaattaattcatatgcttaattccttagtatttcaaacgtattgaattcattcctttgaggattcatttgttataaaacgaatttttttctttaactcaaaaaaaaaaaaaatacaaattataaaatttattgaagaaggattgttcttcaattcaaatctagttaTTACGAATAGGCTTTAGAAAGtagttttcaattaattttataaacgattaaaaaccaaaacaaatttaataaggaaaaaacattttcattcaatttggtttggatttgaattaacaaggagtaagagtgttatattcggctgaatcttgtatacccaccatcaatatgttgtTTTCttatggggacttgaatcagttatggtCCGAACTATACAGAATTTGACTTATGTCGAAAATTATGTTATATGaatggtcaattatggaccgatcctcacagaaagtggatcggtccataatttctgcaaaattttatcaaaattgccttacaatcaacatatttatgactgatcaaacagtattccgggggacatATGAATCGGTGGTAGgtaaaatcatggaccgatattggcGATTTTGGGCGCTATCATGTTTTCCACGGCTAGATCGTCTTGGAATATTATGAGGATcaggaatatatatactttttggttctacgaccaatatttcataGAACCAAATGGCAAACAAACCCCTAtcttttgatggtgggtataaaaattgtataatataaagattgaatgaattttattacgaAATAATTTCATTCAACAACTAAAGAATTCCATTCAAATACACGAAATTGAATGAACCTggagaattgtttttttattggaaatggTTTTATGGATTGAATTGCTGGCattttttaattcgaaattaagattttcaaatttatatagacagacatttaatataatttatttactttataacaATAATAGTTTAATAATCCTAAAAAGAAGTTAACTGATATATAACTAGTTATTTGACTGGTTCCGTAGGTTTGCTGATTCTAACACATTATTTGAATTAGTAATGTCACAAGAATAGCATGTAATAGACAGACCATACCATATTATGGCCGATCTCATAATTTAGGGTATGAATAAGGCATTTATGATATTGATAAGTACTGATACATATCTGCACGCAATTTTAGCTGGTGAAAACTTGTTTTAAGAGATATTTGACTTATTTTTGTGAGTTAAATTTTCATATCCAAATTTGCATCCAATATCTGTAATGATATGATTCCACATAGttttgacaaacatttaaaaccaaattaattgctaaaaccCCTAATCCTTCTAAACTTTTCCATTTTTAGACTACAAAAAGACTGCCTGTGATCGAGAACGCACACGCATGCGTGATATGAATAAAGCATTCGATCTACTACGTTCGAAACTACCAATTTCAAAACCAAAtggtaaaaaatattccaaaatagAAAGTTTACGGTAAGAAATCCACAATTATTTCTATGACAACGAAGAAAACTAATTGAAATAATCCGTTCATCTCTTTCATTTCAGCATAGCCATCAATTAtataaatcatttacaaaaaacCCTTAAAGATAGTACGTCTGATGCAAATCACCAAACACCTGTGGAATACTTGACCGAATTAAATGTGCGACGACGTTCGCATGCGTATCGCTttgaaaatcataataaatgcAACTCCTTCGATGACAACAACGATAAACTTGAAAATTTAGATGAATCCCGAAGTACATGGAGTGATGGTTACATACCAAATAGTGAGGATAAATGGGAGTGATGATAAATGTGTGTGTTTATGAGTTAAATACCAAAGATTAAAGAAAGTATAAAGTGTTTTTgagtacaaaataaaagtttttttttattactaataCACTTTTCATcacaacattaaacaatttctgaagaaaaagttgaataatttccattttaaatattatattatttgttagtacaaaatcactttttatacccaccatcttaactatgggggtatattgatttagtcattccgtttttaaaaCATCGAAATAATAGATCGTAGAACCACtaatatatcgatggcttaatataaaaaagacgTAACTCGaaattttgttactttacatgagaaggaaaaaacttaataaaatccataaaattttagacacaaaaaaagttttaatgcaatatttaataagaagagacatcacattttatttctcatttaaaattaattttttttttatttgaatgagGCATTTAATATAACCctttttttcattgatatttttgaaaaacaaattagttacgccatttttatattaagccatcgatatattcatgtttcttttaaaaaattttaagacgatctagctatgtccgtccgtttgTGTTGAAGGCACGATAGGGGATGAAAGGAAGGACCTTGGGGAATAATATCTGTTAATccgaaatgtttggtattgaaaatgggataACCGGTTTAACCAAAATATAATTGAACATACAAAATGTCCGTACACCCGAAGTTTAGAAACAAGTAAAACACGATACGAGGAgatctaaaacaagtaagagagatatattcggctgtgccgaatcttatattgtTATTCAATATAAGATTGGGCacagccgaatttttttttaaattttaataatttaaaaaaaaaatgttttttaatatttttttcggattaaaaaatatttttcagattttgacccattgtaggtccaacttactatggtcttatatacgtcgttgcattatccatattgtctatatcaatgacttagttatccagatataggtcaaaaatcgaggttgtcctggttttttcctctcatatctcagccatttgtgaaccgatgattttgctgattttaaataggaaacttctcgaaagcatgtctgacagaattattgaagatttggatcccgaatatatctggggtcttcagaaaattgatttcaacaagcagacagacggacatagttaATCGaccccgctatctataaggatccagaatatatatactttataggttcggaaaattatattgtgaaaattacaaacttatatatgtatacccttcacacgaaggtgaagggtataaaaacctgGACACTTATGTGTctaataatgaacaaaatatgttgaaccagtaacaagtttttgatcaaaatatattaaaaattaggaTTTTGTGAAAATCTGAGTGATTTTTTGTCGCAAAATTATCGGAAGTTTATTCGAACGTTATTTTCGAGGATTAAGAAAGTTGATTACAACAGATACGGACATCGTTA
The nucleotide sequence above comes from Calliphora vicina chromosome 1, idCalVici1.1, whole genome shotgun sequence. Encoded proteins:
- the sage gene encoding helix-loop-helix protein 6 — protein: MTDHLHDTLHNETMAPNALLVQTVTSNADGTANDIRTNYDESDNESEKPILLELGASSNVTATTTELSSVPYASDYPLDIHLNNVYGISVPTHSHTYHTDSSLLYNNSYNDGTTATTHQTLPHPSHQCNASTSLISLNTVPYTVHIPQTVYTWSTPTPLTSITPTELNTKLTTEIVPPPVYMSYPDAREHTISKEANPSWKVKALQSEKDYKKTACDRERTRMRDMNKAFDLLRSKLPISKPNGKKYSKIESLRIAINYINHLQKTLKDSTSDANHQTPVEYLTELNVRRRSHAYRFENHNKCNSFDDNNDKLENLDESRSTWSDGYIPNSEDKWE